The Rhizobium sp. BT03 genome has a window encoding:
- a CDS encoding PaaI family thioesterase: MSETDRGDFRARIRRNFARQAAMETIGAELTRVEHGVVEIELPFDVKLTQQHGILHAGIISAALDSACGFAAYSVIDPEASILTIEFKVNLMSPGRGDRFLFRGEITKPGSTIIVADGRGYAISDGPAKLIASMTGTMMVIRGREGITG, translated from the coding sequence ATGAGCGAGACTGACAGGGGCGATTTCCGCGCGCGAATCCGCCGCAATTTTGCGCGGCAGGCGGCGATGGAGACGATCGGCGCGGAGCTGACGCGCGTCGAGCACGGCGTCGTCGAGATCGAGCTTCCCTTCGACGTCAAACTGACACAGCAGCACGGCATCCTGCACGCAGGCATCATTTCCGCAGCGCTCGATTCGGCCTGCGGCTTTGCCGCCTACAGCGTCATCGACCCCGAAGCCTCGATCCTGACGATCGAGTTCAAGGTCAATCTCATGTCGCCGGGGCGTGGCGATCGTTTCCTGTTTCGCGGGGAAATCACCAAACCCGGCTCCACCATCATCGTTGCCGACGGGCGAGGCTACGCGATCAGCGACGGGCCGGCGAAACTCATCGCCTCCATGACCGGAACGATGATGGTGATCCGCGGCAGAGAAGGAATTACGGGATGA
- a CDS encoding imelysin family protein has product MRLWHPLLCLTLIGLATSAAAQTAAPPAGLNEDAVPAVMQRAVDEVIRPGYRNMQQSAARLTTAMKDLCDGGTQQTLDKAKSAFDDTIRYWSVIEIVQTGPVIQDNLFEHILFYPDRKGVGLKQVQALIAKADPKDATVDAIAGKSVALQGLTALEYVLYGNGSDDLIKQKGGFRCLYGAAVAGNIQREAGEVVAAWEKPDGVQASWKHPGPQSDDFMDNKEAVTALLGILVHGAENVRDQRLEQFYKGKDSAPRPRMAIYWRSKNTWKSMAANLEGLRTLWQKAGMAELLPPDKQAIAASIDEDFKSLLDSVPKLNPDIDAATSDAEKAKLDTLLAESRDLITRISDDYGAAIGLSAGFSFSDGD; this is encoded by the coding sequence CGAGGATGCCGTTCCCGCCGTCATGCAGCGCGCCGTCGACGAGGTGATCCGTCCCGGCTATCGCAACATGCAGCAATCGGCCGCCCGGCTGACGACGGCGATGAAGGATCTCTGCGACGGCGGCACGCAGCAGACGCTGGATAAGGCGAAATCGGCCTTCGACGATACGATCCGCTACTGGTCGGTCATCGAAATCGTCCAGACCGGGCCTGTCATCCAGGACAATCTCTTCGAGCACATCCTGTTCTACCCGGACCGCAAGGGCGTCGGCCTGAAGCAGGTGCAGGCGCTGATCGCCAAGGCCGATCCCAAGGATGCAACGGTCGATGCGATCGCCGGCAAGAGCGTGGCGCTGCAGGGCCTGACGGCGCTGGAATACGTGCTTTACGGCAACGGCTCGGACGATCTGATCAAGCAGAAGGGCGGCTTCCGCTGCCTTTACGGCGCCGCGGTCGCCGGCAATATCCAGCGTGAGGCCGGCGAAGTCGTCGCCGCCTGGGAAAAGCCCGACGGCGTGCAGGCGAGCTGGAAACATCCAGGCCCTCAGAGCGACGATTTCATGGATAATAAGGAAGCCGTGACCGCACTGCTCGGCATTCTCGTGCACGGCGCGGAGAATGTCCGCGACCAGCGGCTCGAACAATTCTACAAGGGCAAGGACTCGGCGCCGCGCCCGCGCATGGCGATCTACTGGCGCTCCAAGAATACCTGGAAATCGATGGCCGCCAATCTGGAGGGGCTGCGCACGCTCTGGCAGAAGGCCGGCATGGCCGAGCTTCTGCCGCCGGACAAACAGGCGATCGCCGCTTCGATCGACGAGGATTTCAAATCGCTGCTCGACAGCGTGCCGAAACTCAATCCCGATATAGACGCCGCCACCAGCGATGCCGAAAAAGCCAAGCTCGACACGCTTTTGGCCGAAAGCCGTGATCTGATCACCCGGATCAGCGACGACTATGGTGCGGCCATCGGACTTTCGGCCGGCTTTTCCTTTTCGGACGGAGACTGA
- a CDS encoding DUF1513 domain-containing protein, whose product MMRSAAIDRRNFVKAAGLGFLATLAPRSLLALERADAVYASGIRTANGSFAIATVTERGEIIDRVALPARAHGMAFSAATGKTVAFARRPGTYAMIFDPWNKSEPIVISAREDRHFYGHGAFSPDGRLLYASENDFDGNRGMIGIYDASNRFTRIGEFETYGIGPHDMTVSDDGRLLIVANGGIETHPDFGRTKLNLGEMQPSLVLVDAATGALIEKHVLPAQWAELSTRHVDLDDKGRIWFACQYEGHRKDLPPLVGHFAKGEDLSFINLPEQTTRRLANYVGAIAVNRSEGIVGITSPKGGASVTIDARTGKVLAETSVPDAAGIAPAKSGFAVSSYDGDFLSTRSDVAWDQHIVRI is encoded by the coding sequence ATGATGCGGAGCGCCGCGATCGACCGACGCAATTTCGTCAAGGCGGCCGGACTGGGCTTCCTCGCCACCTTGGCGCCGAGGTCGCTGTTGGCGCTTGAACGGGCCGATGCGGTCTACGCCTCGGGCATTCGCACGGCAAACGGCTCCTTTGCCATCGCGACCGTGACCGAGCGCGGCGAGATCATCGATCGGGTGGCGCTTCCCGCCCGCGCCCACGGCATGGCCTTCAGCGCCGCCACCGGCAAGACCGTCGCCTTCGCGCGCCGGCCAGGCACCTATGCGATGATCTTCGACCCCTGGAATAAAAGCGAGCCGATCGTCATCAGCGCCAGGGAAGACCGGCATTTCTACGGTCACGGCGCTTTTTCTCCCGACGGTCGTTTGCTCTATGCCAGCGAGAACGACTTCGACGGCAATCGCGGCATGATCGGTATCTACGACGCCAGCAACCGCTTCACCCGCATCGGCGAATTCGAGACCTACGGCATCGGCCCGCACGATATGACGGTTTCCGACGACGGACGCCTTCTGATCGTCGCCAATGGCGGCATCGAGACGCATCCGGATTTCGGCCGCACCAAGCTCAATCTCGGGGAGATGCAGCCGTCGCTGGTGCTGGTCGACGCGGCGACCGGGGCGCTCATCGAAAAACATGTGCTGCCGGCGCAATGGGCGGAGCTTTCCACCCGCCACGTCGATCTCGACGACAAGGGCCGCATCTGGTTTGCCTGCCAGTACGAAGGCCACCGCAAGGATTTGCCGCCGCTCGTCGGCCATTTCGCCAAGGGCGAGGATCTTTCCTTCATCAACCTGCCGGAGCAGACGACGCGCAGGCTTGCCAATTACGTCGGAGCGATTGCCGTCAATCGCAGCGAGGGCATCGTCGGCATTACCTCGCCGAAGGGCGGCGCCTCGGTGACCATCGACGCAAGGACGGGCAAGGTGCTGGCCGAGACCAGCGTTCCGGACGCCGCCGGCATCGCGCCGGCAAAAAGCGGCTTTGCCGTCTCCTCCTATGACGGCGATTTCCTGTCGACGCGCAGCGACGTCGCCTGGGATCAGCACATCGTGCGGATCTAG
- a CDS encoding DUF2252 family protein: MTTISQSVRNFETWLAGELGADLVADDLLEKHEKMRSGGFVFLRATYWRWCETILDICPELGRAPEVLAIGDTHLENFGTWRDAEGRLVWGVNDFDDAAVMPYALDLVRLAASAILARNGDGPSVRMIGELILAGYRRGLENPLPVILERDHKWLRKALMLPNSERREFWEKYEMLPPGKEPPPSAYAKALAAALPPGSGPFVAKPRSGGTGSLGRPRFVAYAEWQGGPVLREAKALLPSAWSLRHRPEDVAIHAGEIANGRARCVDPHYQVSGRILVRRLSPNSCKIEIDRHPEILLSPTMLELMGFEIANCHSNNAAAVAVILRDIKARGNEWLHEAARAAASCVSAEQKAYSRAG, from the coding sequence ATGACGACGATATCGCAATCGGTCCGGAATTTCGAGACCTGGCTGGCCGGCGAACTCGGGGCCGATCTCGTCGCGGACGATCTCCTGGAGAAACACGAGAAGATGCGAAGCGGCGGCTTCGTCTTCCTGCGCGCCACCTATTGGCGCTGGTGCGAGACCATCCTCGATATCTGCCCGGAGCTCGGCCGCGCGCCCGAGGTGCTGGCGATCGGCGATACGCATCTGGAGAATTTCGGCACCTGGCGCGATGCCGAGGGCCGGCTCGTCTGGGGCGTCAATGATTTCGACGATGCGGCGGTGATGCCCTATGCGCTGGATCTCGTTCGCCTTGCGGCAAGCGCCATCCTGGCGCGCAACGGCGATGGTCCCTCGGTGCGGATGATCGGCGAGCTGATCCTCGCCGGCTATCGCAGAGGCCTTGAAAATCCACTGCCCGTCATCCTCGAGCGCGATCACAAATGGCTGCGCAAGGCGCTGATGCTGCCGAATTCCGAACGCCGGGAATTCTGGGAGAAATACGAAATGCTGCCTCCTGGCAAGGAGCCGCCGCCATCCGCTTATGCCAAGGCGCTTGCGGCTGCACTGCCGCCCGGCTCGGGACCTTTCGTGGCGAAGCCGCGCAGCGGCGGCACCGGCAGCCTCGGCCGGCCGCGTTTCGTCGCCTATGCGGAATGGCAGGGCGGGCCGGTGCTGCGTGAGGCCAAGGCGCTGCTGCCGTCCGCCTGGTCGCTTCGCCACAGACCTGAGGACGTGGCGATCCATGCGGGAGAGATCGCCAATGGGCGGGCGCGGTGCGTCGATCCGCACTACCAGGTTTCCGGCCGCATCCTCGTTCGCCGGCTCTCGCCGAACAGCTGTAAGATCGAAATCGACCGGCACCCCGAAATCCTGCTTTCGCCGACGATGCTCGAGCTGATGGGGTTCGAGATCGCCAATTGCCATTCCAACAATGCGGCGGCGGTCGCCGTGATCCTCCGCGATATCAAGGCACGGGGAAACGAATGGCTGCATGAGGCGGCAAGAGCCGCGGCCTCATGCGTCAGTGCCGAGCAGAAGGCCTATTCTCGCGCCGGCTAA